From the Lysobacterales bacterium genome, one window contains:
- a CDS encoding GNAT family N-acetyltransferase: protein MSHLIRPIEPADNAAVAAIIRSVMPEFGADGPGFAIHDAEVDDMASAYSIPRAAYFVVEHEGVVMGGGGIAPLIGGNGDTCELRKMYFLPSLRGLGAGNALMQTCIAKAREFGFDRIYLETLTGMDAAKKLYRMSGFEPVKNPLGRTGHFSCDSFFVRKL from the coding sequence ATGAGCCACCTCATTCGCCCGATCGAACCGGCCGACAATGCCGCCGTCGCCGCCATCATCCGCTCGGTCATGCCCGAATTCGGTGCCGACGGCCCGGGCTTCGCGATCCACGATGCCGAAGTGGACGATATGGCCTCGGCCTATTCGATTCCACGCGCGGCCTATTTCGTCGTCGAACACGAGGGCGTCGTCATGGGGGGAGGCGGCATCGCGCCCCTGATCGGCGGCAACGGCGACACCTGCGAATTGCGCAAGATGTACTTCCTGCCGTCACTGCGCGGACTCGGTGCCGGCAATGCGTTGATGCAGACTTGCATCGCCAAGGCCCGAGAATTCGGCTTCGACCGCATCTACCTGGAAACACTGACCGGCATGGACGCGGCCAAGAAGCTCTACCGCATGTCAGGGTTCGAACCGGTCAAGAACCCGCTTGGACGAACCGGCCACTTCAGCTGCGACAGCTTCTTCGTTCGCAAGCTCTAG
- a CDS encoding EAL domain-containing protein: protein MTSAQTTIKQAWEDAIARLADAIAALAVDEPAAIPLRRTRERIEALLRASDALESRYRSLLDAVPEAVTVHDRHGHILEANKTAESVYGYPLDQLRRLRIQDLNPALPDGYIPQLFDTFQVGRTETVETTNRHGDGHYFPIEAHSRMFLDGDDMRIIAVVRDVSARHAAERELRDSERRYRELLDAIDKGILVQDRNGRVLSANAAAERMLGMSEADLSAETLSVADWRFVDEHGQPLKPSALPPNRALSEGRAIDSTVIGINSPALGGYSWFSVTAVPQHREGEAGAFQVITMFSDVTALKLESMLFDEVQSLASIGGWHYDFRRDRMYGSRELHRLLELPGEGRLDRDGVYALFVPGDRERMRNAMDAARLRNDAFDLELRVVTMNGQRRWLRVIGQPQLQRGVVESVIGTAQDITSRKRQEEQLRRQALTDPLTGLSNRDALMRQLALALDEAQPGTGPALLYVDLDRFKVINDLLGHAAGDGLLVAAAQRLRRAVGAETLLARFGGDEFMAMIAPCPGDHLPRDMALRITEAFAEPFPHSGEEFSITASVGIAQYPQDGATIQQLINHADAAMFDAKRRGRNNWQAFTPALARKLTDRLLVETQLRRALDNQEFYLRYQPQVDLVSGKVTAAEALIRWRNRMLGELAPDLFISHAENTGDIVRIGAWVIREACRQLRAWRDAGIAVPRVAVNVSYRQFLSDNLPEVVASALHDHGLDGDALELEMTERVLVEDVPDTLDIFNAIKALGVSLVIDDFGEGYSALNYLRRLPFDGLKISHHFMQGIPATPTDTAICEAIIRIAQSLGMLVVAEGVETETQRQFLVRQGTTLAQGYLFSRPISPEELVDFVRLHGSAG from the coding sequence ATGACGTCCGCCCAGACGACGATCAAGCAGGCTTGGGAGGATGCGATTGCGCGTCTCGCCGATGCCATTGCGGCCCTCGCCGTGGACGAGCCGGCGGCGATCCCGCTGCGGCGCACGCGCGAGCGCATCGAGGCCCTGCTGCGTGCCAGTGACGCGCTCGAATCGCGCTACCGCAGTCTGCTCGATGCAGTGCCCGAGGCGGTCACCGTGCATGACCGCCACGGGCATATCCTCGAAGCCAACAAGACCGCCGAATCGGTCTATGGCTATCCGCTCGACCAGCTGCGGCGATTGCGCATCCAGGACCTGAACCCGGCGCTGCCGGACGGTTACATCCCGCAGTTGTTCGACACCTTCCAGGTCGGGCGCACCGAAACCGTCGAAACCACCAATCGCCATGGCGACGGCCATTATTTTCCGATCGAGGCGCATTCGCGCATGTTTCTCGACGGCGACGACATGCGCATCATCGCGGTCGTCCGCGATGTCAGCGCGCGCCATGCCGCGGAACGCGAGTTGCGCGATTCCGAGCGCCGCTACCGGGAACTGCTCGATGCCATCGACAAGGGCATCCTGGTGCAGGACCGCAATGGCCGCGTGCTGTCGGCCAATGCCGCGGCCGAACGCATGCTCGGGATGTCGGAAGCGGACTTGAGCGCGGAAACGCTGAGCGTGGCGGACTGGCGCTTCGTCGACGAGCATGGCCAGCCGCTGAAACCGTCGGCCTTGCCGCCGAATCGTGCGCTCTCGGAAGGACGGGCCATCGATTCGACCGTGATCGGCATCAACAGTCCGGCGCTGGGCGGCTATTCCTGGTTCTCGGTGACCGCCGTGCCGCAACACCGTGAAGGCGAAGCGGGCGCCTTCCAGGTCATCACGATGTTCAGCGATGTCACTGCGCTCAAGCTCGAATCGATGCTGTTCGACGAAGTCCAGTCGCTGGCCAGCATCGGTGGCTGGCATTACGACTTCCGTCGCGACCGCATGTACGGATCGCGCGAACTGCATCGCCTGCTCGAATTGCCCGGCGAAGGCCGGCTGGACCGCGACGGCGTCTATGCCTTGTTCGTGCCCGGCGACCGCGAGCGCATGCGCAATGCGATGGACGCGGCACGGCTGCGCAACGATGCCTTCGATCTCGAATTGCGGGTCGTGACGATGAACGGGCAGCGGCGCTGGCTGCGCGTGATCGGTCAGCCACAACTTCAGCGCGGCGTCGTCGAGAGCGTGATCGGCACGGCGCAGGACATCACCTCGCGCAAGCGCCAGGAAGAACAGTTGCGGCGCCAGGCGCTGACCGATCCGCTCACTGGCCTGAGCAACCGCGATGCGCTGATGCGCCAGCTGGCACTGGCTCTGGACGAAGCGCAGCCGGGCACCGGCCCGGCCCTGCTCTATGTCGATCTCGATCGCTTCAAGGTGATCAACGATCTGCTCGGCCATGCCGCCGGCGATGGCCTGCTGGTCGCGGCGGCGCAGCGCTTGCGGCGCGCGGTGGGGGCCGAGACGCTGCTCGCGCGTTTTGGCGGCGACGAATTCATGGCGATGATCGCGCCCTGCCCCGGCGATCACTTGCCGCGCGACATGGCCCTGCGCATCACCGAGGCCTTCGCCGAACCGTTCCCGCACAGCGGCGAGGAATTCTCGATCACCGCGTCGGTCGGCATCGCCCAGTATCCGCAAGATGGCGCGACCATCCAGCAGCTCATCAATCACGCCGACGCGGCGATGTTCGATGCCAAGCGCAGGGGCCGCAACAACTGGCAAGCGTTCACGCCGGCACTGGCGCGCAAGCTCACCGACCGCCTGCTGGTCGAGACGCAGCTGCGACGGGCGCTCGACAATCAGGAGTTCTACCTGCGCTACCAGCCGCAGGTGGATCTGGTCAGTGGCAAGGTCACGGCCGCCGAAGCACTGATCCGCTGGCGCAACCGCATGCTCGGCGAATTGGCGCCGGACCTGTTCATTTCGCATGCCGAAAACACCGGCGACATCGTGCGCATCGGTGCCTGGGTGATCCGCGAAGCCTGCCGGCAACTGCGGGCCTGGCGGGATGCCGGCATCGCCGTGCCGCGGGTCGCGGTCAACGTGTCGTATCGCCAGTTCCTGAGCGACAACCTGCCGGAAGTGGTCGCCTCGGCCTTGCACGACCACGGCCTCGACGGCGATGCGCTGGAACTCGAAATGACCGAGCGCGTGCTAGTCGAGGATGTGCCGGACACGCTCGACATCTTCAACGCGATCAAGGCGCTCGGCGTATCGCTGGTCATCGATGACTTCGGCGAAGGCTATTCGGCGCTGAACTACCTGCGCCGGCTGCCGTTCGACGGACTCAAGATCAGCCACCATTTCATGCAGGGCATCCCGGCCACGCCCACCGACACCGCGATCTGCGAAGCCATCATCCGCATTGCCCAGAGTCTCGGCATGCTGGTGGTGGCCGAAGGCGTCGAGACGGAGACCCAGCGCCAGTTCCTCGTGCGCCAGGGCACGACCCTGGCGCAGGGCTATTTGTTCTCGCGCCCGATTTCACCCGAGGAACTGGTCGATTTCGTGCGGTTGCACGGCAGCGCCGGCTGA